CGATGCCGAAGATGCCGTACTGGAAGGAGAGCCAGAAGAGGCTGATGGGCTGGAGGGGGTTCTTGAGGGACTGGCGGCGGCGCTTGACCTCAACCAGGGCGGCGACTGCCATGGAGACGGCGGAGAGGACGAGGCCAATTCCGACGCGCTGGAGCTGGGTGATCCCAGAGGCGTGGCCGGTGAACTTCCTGGCGAAGGGGACGAAGAGGAACTCGTAGACGGGGATGAGGATGGACATGAAGAGCAAGGGGATCACGGGGATGGATGAAGCGGGGACTTCGAAGGATCCAAGGTATCGGTTCATGCGGTAGCCTTGCTGGACGGAGAATGTCTGCAGCTGGGCCAGACAGGTGTTCATGAGTATGGTGCTGGCGATGATGGGGAGCATTCTGGTTAGAATCTTCACTTCCTCCACCTGCGTCACGGAGCATACTGTCCATGGCGTCCACTTAATATTGGTGTCTTCTACGTCCTGCTCCAGGATGGCAGCTTTGTCCAGGCACCTGGGATCATCTTTTTAATTAGCtcagatgtatatatattgcatgcatgatcttataatatatatacgtaGAGTACGTACCTGAATTGAGGGGTGTGAGAGATCTTCTCTTCCAGTGAAAACGAGTCCTTGTCACTGATCTCATACAATTCGTTGGCGTTCTCCGGCGGACTCAACCGCCGGTTCTTCACGGCCACAAATATAACCTGAGCAATCCTAATGATGGGGACGGTGACGGGCGCCTGGAGGCGATAGAAAGGCTTGCCGGCGGCCATGAAAACGAAGCCGACGAAGGTGACGACGGTGCAAATGAGGAAGCCGCGCCACCACCCCTCGTTGCTGCTCACCCACACGATGACGGTGACGCCGATGGCCCCGCCCAGCGTGCTGCTCAGCAGAAGGTAGTTGAAGTAGCTGGCCAGCCCCTTCGCCTCTTTTGGGTCCCTGGCGTCGAACTGGTCGGCCCCCAGCGCCGGCAGCGCCCCCTTCACCCCCCCGGCGCCCAGCGCCATCAGGCACAGCGACGCGTAGAACAGCACGGCTATGCCGCCCTTCACGCAGCTCGACTTGCCGCAGGCGCTCGGCTGTAGGCTTGGGGAGTGCGCTTGGATTGTCATCAACACCAGTGACTGCCATTTAATCCAAGTTAATTGCTTTCATAGCTTCATACTCTTGTCACTTTTCAAAATACTATTCAAACACTTTAGATGGATATCTTAATTATAAGTCGATTACCAGAACTTCAAGAAAGCCAAAGATGAGGGCAGTGGAGTAACGGTTGAGGAGGGTGTCGGAGATGAAGCCGCCCACAAGAGAGAGCAAGAAGGTGGAGCCCATGAGGTTGGTGAGCGTGTTCGCAGAGCCCGGTACGTCGAAGTGCATCTGCAGGTTGAAGTACAGCACCAGGCTCACCATGTTCGACACGAACGCCATGTTCTCAAACTTCGCCAACACTGCACCATTCATCCATTTGGGTGTGCAATGAATAAACTCATTAGACTCGGCTCGATTCGATTCGACTCGACTCAAGCCTGCGTTCTAGCTATTCATGCAATTTAAATTTGCTTGCTTACCGAAGATGAAGGAGGCAGCTCTGAATCCACCCTTCTGATCTTTGCCGCCGCAGTAAGCACTATTACTACA
This window of the Diospyros lotus cultivar Yz01 chromosome 5, ASM1463336v1, whole genome shotgun sequence genome carries:
- the LOC127801228 gene encoding protein NRT1/ PTR FAMILY 4.5-like, coding for MGDEEVAAPVFYSALKPWTSSCSNSAYCGGKDQKGGFRAASFIFVLAKFENMAFVSNMVSLVLYFNLQMHFDVPGSANTLTNLMGSTFLLSLVGGFISDTLLNRYSTALIFGFLEVLSLVLMTIQAHSPSLQPSACGKSSCVKGGIAVLFYASLCLMALGAGGVKGALPALGADQFDARDPKEAKGLASYFNYLLLSSTLGGAIGVTVIVWVSSNEGWWRGFLICTVVTFVGFVFMAAGKPFYRLQAPVTVPIIRIAQVIFVAVKNRRLSPPENANELYEISDKDSFSLEEKISHTPQFRCLDKAAILEQDVEDTNIKWTPWTVCSVTQVEEVKILTRMLPIIASTILMNTCLAQLQTFSVQQGYRMNRYLGSFEVPASSIPVIPLLFMSILIPVYEFLFVPFARKFTGHASGITQLQRVGIGLVLSAVSMAVAALVEVKRRRQSLKNPLQPISLFWLSFQYGIFGIADMFTLVGLLEFFYKEAPVCMKSLSTSFTWISLSIGYFLSTVFVNIINSVTKRVAPSRRGWLYGQDLDQDHLDLFYWFLSILSCLNFLNYLYWASWYKYKTEDQSKAVESSMASTPVSGLPLLKEETANGSVPSEEEEEKETDDEEEEEKESKKGGKVGVENDKLATKISTPLPLPLPKSSDDNINNTKSTGAAAIAANGEEEEGDHDRSGQMGNKD